The proteins below are encoded in one region of Alosa sapidissima isolate fAloSap1 chromosome 24, fAloSap1.pri, whole genome shotgun sequence:
- the LOC121700766 gene encoding ZP domain-containing protein-like codes for MEVHCNEDSINIVLERSADLTLYEDDLRLGHSNCTLHSNGTHLLANISLNACHTQRKDDGIYLIYWNKIVSMNSSGAQQPDVDIDIVCKYLKPPSYKRPVSFTMKGFGTFTYQFEFFESGAFTQQKDIDSYPLEFNVGEMMYMQIESITATLNTELFAESCWATPTANRHDHLSHSIIENGCKVDETLHMYTHRQSKVQFSMEAFKFKEYNDQIFISCAVILCKAGMPDSRCAQGCSSHDTVSEHKHRIVARDTSAQTSGHVISQGPLHVRHSVSSSGNVQMP; via the exons atggagGTGCATTGCAATGAAGACAGTATCAACATTGTTCTGGAGAGGTCTGCTGACCTCACACTCTATGAGGATGACCTGAGGCTTGGCCATTCAAACTGCACACTGCATTCAAACGGGACGCACCTCCTGGCAAACATATCCCTCAATGCCTGTCACACTCAGCGAAAG GACGACGGCATTTATCTGATCTACTGGAACAAGATTGTATCAATGAACAGTAGTGGAGCCCAGCAACCTGATGTGGACATTGACATCGTCTGCAAGTACCTCAAACCACCATCTTACAAACGACCAGTCAGCTTTACGATGAAAGGCTTTGGCACATTCACCTACCAGTTTGAGTTCTTTGAGTCAGGGGCATTCACACAGCAGAAGGACATAGACTCCTACCCACTGGAGTTCAACGTAGGAGAGATGATGTACATGCAGATTGAGTCCATCACTGCCACGCTGAACACTGAACTGTTTGCTGAATCCTGTTGGGCCACTCCAACAGCCAATCGCCATGATCATTTGTCCCACTCCATCATTGAAAATGG ATGCAAGGTAGATGAGACCctgcatatgtacacacaccgCCAGTCCAAGGTCCAATTCTCAATGGAGGCTTTCAAGTTCAAGGAATATAATGACCAG ATTTTCATCAGTTGCGCAGTCATCCTCTGCAAGGCTGGTATGCCTGACAGCAGGTGTGCTCAGGGTTGCAGTAGCCATGACACCGTCTcggaacacaaacacagaatcgTGGCACGGGACACCTCAGCCCAGACGTCTGGCCATGTCATCTCCCAGGGGCCTCTGCATGTCAGACATAGTGTGTCAAGCTCCGGTAATGTCCAAATGCCTTAA